The Coregonus clupeaformis isolate EN_2021a chromosome 37, ASM2061545v1, whole genome shotgun sequence sequence GCGTGCACTTTCCAGGGTTCTCAACCTGTGAATAGATATCTACAATACCATGAATTGGTATTGTATAAAGATCTAAACCATGCAAAGAACTCGTTGGTGATTGTAATGATCGACTTTATGATCAGATGACCATGACTCTATTCAACCCTCTGCTTTTACCTCATTAGACAATGTGACAACTACAGGACCTTCTCAACCCTATGCTCAGCAGCACCTGAATGAACCTCTTCTGGACCACAGAGAGGGCCAGCTCTTCCTGACCGAGGCTTTTAAAGTGATCCTTGAGGAGGTGCTATGTAAGGGCATAGACGTCAACGAGAAGGTCTCACATCCCTACATCAAACTGTTGACTGTCTCTAGCCTAACATGACTGTTCTCTGCACTGTGTCATATATTGTTAGATGTTTTGCTGCACAAGCCTTTTGGTAAGTCTTGAGTGACAGATACCTGTCCAATGTAGCAAACATTTTTAGGAACCACTGGGCTTGTACCATTATGTTAACTGATATCTTCTTCACACCTGACTGTGTGCATCACAATCAAACCATAGAGGTACACACTCAGTGCTGTATTTTCAGGGGTTTCTTGTTCTTGTTATACACCTGGTTACAGGTGTGTGAGTGGCGTGAGCCAGAGGAGTTGGCTGCTTTGCTAGATCTGGAGCTGAGAGAGAATGGGGAGCCACAGCATCAGCTGCTGCAGAGAGTACGGGACGTGGCCAAGTACAGTGTCAAGACCAGTAAGTCCGCCCTGggcctagctctggtccagggtgttagGGCGGTTTGCTGCTGGCCTCACTAaggccctggaccagagctacccCGACCCCACAGGGAAACCTTAGAGGGAGATGAGTGTGGTTCTGGTTACAGTCGATTCTTGGTCAATGCAATCGCTTGGGACTGTCCAGAATGCATACACTAAAGTAAAGAGTATATCTCTTTCCAGATCATCCACGGTTCTTCAATCAGCTCTTTGCAGGGGTGGACTACCATGCCTTGACAGGACGATTCCTTACGGAGGCTCTTAACACTAGCCAGTAGGAGggagcaatatatatatatatatatatatatatatatatatatatatatatatatcagtggaggctggtgggaggagctataggaggacaggctcattgtaatggctgcaatggaatcaatggaacggagtaaaaaatgtggtttccatgtctttgatactgttccatgtattccattccagccattacaatgagcccatcctcctatatctcctcccaccagcctccactgatatataCGCATATATACATACCATCAATTATGTTATGGTATAAAGAGGCTGGATGGACTGTTGTACAATTTATTTTACAGGTATACCTATGAGGTAGCTCCAGTGTTTGTCCTGATGGAAGACGAGGTACTCTCAAAGCTACGTTCTCTAGTTGGGTGGGCAGAGGGAGATGGCATCTTCTGCCCAGGCGGTACTGTGTCTAACATGTATGCCATGAACCTAGCACGCTACCGGGCCTTCCCAGAAGTTAAACTAAAGGGACAGTTGGCCCTCCCTCGACTGGCTGTCTTTACATCTCAAGAGGTGGGGAAAACAGTATGGTAGAAGTAATACACTATTTAACTTCTCATTCATTCATATATTAATTCATTCTACACAAACTTTCCTCCAGAGCCATTACTCTGTGATGAAAGCAGCTGCATTTCAGGGTATTGGGACAGAGAACGTGTTTATGGTCAACGTGGATGATAGGTAAAGTGATAAGAACCTTTCTTTCTTTGTGACTCTTTTGTAAGTCATCTCATTAACATCTCTTATCATTCCTAGGCATACATGATTTACAGACTTTAACACATGCTCTCTGTTGTCCTACAGGGGTTGCATGATTACAGAGGACCTTAGAGAGAAAATTGAGCTGGCGAAATCTCAAGCAAGTTTGCTGTGGTTACCTTGTAATTTACTGTGTCAATTTTATTATATCTGCTgtgatacagtatacagtaattATATAGATATCATTAGGAAAT is a genomic window containing:
- the LOC121553546 gene encoding cysteine sulfinic acid decarboxylase isoform X2 produces the protein MTQLPRFWNVGWSSFLDWWSNQSVVSEQDNVTTTGPSQPYAQQHLNEPLLDHREGQLFLTEAFKVILEEVLCKGIDVNEKVCEWREPEELAALLDLELRENGEPQHQLLQRVRDVAKYSVKTNHPRFFNQLFAGVDYHALTGRFLTEALNTSQYTYEVAPVFVLMEDEVLSKLRSLVGWAEGDGIFCPGGTVSNMYAMNLARYRAFPEVKLKGQLALPRLAVFTSQESHYSVMKAAAFQGIGTENVFMVNVDDRGCMITEDLREKIELAKSQGAVPFFVHATSGTTVQGAFDPLEPIADICDRQGLWMHVDAAWGGSVLFSKEHRHLMRGIERADSVTWNPHKMMLTGLQCSAILLKDTTDLLKRCHSADATYLFQQDKFYDMSLDTGDKSIQCGRKVDCLKLWLMWKAVGSQGLEKRVDRAFAHTRYLVEKMKKREGFELIGKPEFVNVCFWFIPPSLRGKENSPDYQDRLSKVGGSSDKGAYD